The Lycium barbarum isolate Lr01 chromosome 10, ASM1917538v2, whole genome shotgun sequence genome includes a region encoding these proteins:
- the LOC132613914 gene encoding putative disease resistance RPP13-like protein 3, which produces MVDAVVSSAIESLGNFLIQKAKLRLSLREEVQWLRNELLFMQSFLKDAEEKQVGDHRVQQWVFDINSVANDAVAILETYSFEAGKRDDDGFASRLKACTCICKKEAKFYNVSEEIQSLKQRVMDISRRRETYGIRNIDHIAGEGPSNRPNNRSAMVTTLRRTTSYVDDQDQIFVGFQDVVERLLAELLKAEPHRSAISIYGMGGLGKTTLARNLYNSPNIVSRFSTRGWICVSQEYNTMDLLKNIIKSIKGCDTEILDLLEKMTDVTDLERHLRNLLKEKKYLVVVDDVWHKEAWESLKRAFPDSKNGSRVIITTRKEDVAERADNKGFVHKLRYLKQEESWDLFCKKLLDVQVMVPTMERLAKDMVDKCGGLPLAVVVLSGLLSHKRGIEQWQKVKDHLWQNIKDDSVEISYILSLSYNDLPTKLKQCFLYFGIFPEDSTINADNITRLWLAEGFIPNGEERMEDVAESFLNELIRRSLVQVAHTLWEKVIHCRIHDLLRNLAIKKALEVNFFDIYDPTKHSISPLCLRHVIHGQAQRYLALDLSNLKLRSVMFFDKSNIINFRNGFQHIHVLCLENHLVVPDAIGSLYHLKLLRLRGIRVLPSSIGNLKNLQILDVQNDQINPCQLPPETANLVNLRHLLAPYSEPLQHINKLTSLQVLREIRCDQWRDVKPVDLVNLRELNMIGIKKSYSLNNISSLKSLSTLQLGCELPRESFPALEFLSSCQKLQKLFLIGRIEKLPPFPNSITMMILSASNLMEDPMSILGMLPNLRDLVLRNGAYSGKEITCSDNNFSQLEFLRLEGLLNLERWHLAASAMPLIRGLGIHKCPKLNEIPERMKEMLKGSDFL; this is translated from the coding sequence ATGGTTGATGCCGTTGTGTCATCTGCAATTGAAAGCCTGGGGAATTTCCTCATACAGAAAGCTAAACTGCGTTTAAGTCTGAGAGAGGAAGTGCAGTGGCTTCGAAATGAGCTTCTCTTCATGCAGTCTTTCCTCAAAGATGCAGAAGAAAAGCAAGTTGGAGATCATAGAGTTCAACAATGGGTGTTTGATATCAACTCTGTTGCTAATGATGCTGTCGCTATACTAGAGACTTACAGCTTTGAGGCTGGTAAACGCGATGACGATGGATTTGCTAGTCGTCTCAAAGCTTGCACTTGCATCTGTAAGAAGGAGGCCAAATTCTACAATGTCAGCGAGGAGATCCAATCCCTCAAGCAGCGAGTCATGGATATCTCTCGCAGACGAGAGACTTATGGTATTAGAAATATCGATCATATTGCAGGAGAAGGGCCAAGTAATCGGCCAAACAATCGGTCTGCCATGGTTACAACACTGAGGAGAACTACCTCCTACGTGGATGATCAAGATCAGATTTTTGTTGGCTTTCAGGATGTTGTAGAAAGATTGCTAGCCGAACTTCTCAAAGCAGAGCCTCACCGAAGCGCCATCTCCATTTATGGTATGGGCGGACTAGGCAAGACCACTCTTGCGAGAAACCTCTACAATAGTCCTAATATAGTCTCTAGGTTCTCAACACGCGGTTGGATTTGTGTTTCTCAAGAGTATAACACAATGGATCTCCtaaaaaatatcatcaaatccatcaAAGGATGTGACACCGAAATTCTAGATCTGTTGGAAAAGATGACGGACGTGACAGATCTAGAAAGACACCTCCGGAATCTACTGAAAGAGAAAAAATACCTTGTGGTGGTCGATGATGTATGGCATAAAGAAGCTTGGGAAAGTCTGAAAAGAGCATTCCCGGATAGCAAGAATGGCAGCAGAGTTATCATTACCACGCGGAAGGAGGATGTTGCCGAAAGAGCAGATAACAAAGGTTTTGTCCATAAACTCCGTTACCTTAAGCAAGAAGAGAGTTGGGACCTCTTTTGCAAGAAACTACTTGATGTTCAGGTAATGGTCCCAACAATGGAAAGGCTAGCTAAGGATATGGTGGACAAGTGTGGAGGCTTACCTCTTGCGGTTGTTGTATTAAGTGGACTCCTTTCGCATAAAAGGGGGATAGAACAATGGCAAAAGGTGAAGGACCACCTTTGGCAGAATATTAAAGATGACTCTGTTGAAATCTCCTACATACTATCATTGAGCTATAATGATTTGCCAACTAAGCTCAAGCAGTGTTTTCTTTACTTTGGTATTTTTCCAGAAGATAGTACGATAAATGCTGACAACATAACGCGGTTGTGGCTGGCCGAAGGTTTCATACCAAATGGAGAAGAAAGAATGGAGGATGTTGCTGAAAGCTTCTTGAATGAGCTGATAAGACGAAGTTTGGTTCAAGTGGCACATACATTATGGGAAAAAGTTATTCACTGCAGGATTCATGATCTACTTCGGAATCTTGCCATAAAAAAGGCATTGGAGGTAAACTTCTTTGACATTTATGATccaacaaagcactccatatcCCCCTTATGTCTCAGACATGTCATTCATGGTCAAGCACAAAGGTACCTCGCACTTGATCTTTCTAACTTGAAGTTAAGGTCAGTTATGTTCTTCGATAAGTCGAATATTATAAACTTCCGTAATGGTTTCCAACATATACATGTATTGTGCTTGGAGAATCATTTGGTAGTACCTGATGCCATAGGAAGTTTGTACCACCTTAAGTTATTAAGATTGAGAGGTATTCGTGTTCTTCCCTCCTCCATAGGCAACCTCAAAAATTTACAGATACTTGATGTGCAAAACGACCAAATAAACCCATGCCAACTACCTCCTGAGACAGCTAACCTGGTAAATCTAAGACATTTACTTGCTCCATATTCAGAACCTCTGCAACATATAAACAAACTCACAAGTCTTCAAGTTCTTAGAGAAATTCGTTGTGATCAGTGGCGAGATGTTAAACCTGTTGATTTAGTCAATCTTCGAGAATTAAACATGATTGGTATTAAGAAATCTTACTCCCTAAACAACATTAGCAGCTTGAAAAGCCTTAGCACTCTCCAATTGGGGTGTGAACTACCTCGTGAATCATTCCCAGCCCTAGAATTTCTTAGTTCTTGTCAAAAGCTCCAGAAATTGTTCTTAATTGGGAGAATAGAAAAACTGCCCCCATTTCCAAATTCAATCACAATGATGATCCTTTCTGCCTCAAATCTCATGGAAGATCCGATGTCTATTTTGGGAATGTTGCCAAACCTAAGGGATCTCGTATTAAGAAATggagcttattcaggaaaagaaATTACCTGCAGTGATAACAACTTCAGTCAATTGGAGTTCCTTCGTCTTGAAGGTCTTCTCAACCTAGAAAGATGGCATTTAGCCGCGAGTGCAATGCCTCTGATTAGAGGTCTTGGTATCCATAAATGTCCAAAGCTAAACGAGATTCCTGAGAGAATGAAAGAGATGTTGAAGGGATCTGATTTTTTATGA